The DNA sequence GTGTCTGCAATTCGTCCTCGAAGACTTGGTACAACAGGTCCATCTTCCGGTGATGATCCATATCTAGCGAAATGATGGGCACCGATTGTGTCCCGAAGAAGATGATGCCATTGCACGAAACCTCCTCGTCATGATCGAGAATGCAGTAGAATGCCCGATTGAAGGCCCACCCCGTGATAGGCGGATTGCCCGTGGTGGGAACCAGGTGATGCAGAAAGGTCAGGGACATCATCTGGTCAGGGGCGAGCGTCGTTTCCACGCCATCCAGCTGAAATTGGGCAGGGCGATCCGACCGATTCCAGAGGATATACACCAATCGATCACGCTCCGCAAAGTGTGGCAAATCCCCAAAGAAGTCCTCGCTCATGGCAAAGAAGGCCTTGAGTCTCGATTCCTGATATTCCCGATAGCTGGGTCGTGATGATTCCATGTGACAAATATGTCAGTTCTCCTACCCTTGGTTTGTCGGATAGCTACCAAGCGGATGTAGCCGCCCGAGCAAATGGATGGTGCATGTATCGGCGTTTAATCCTAATTTTGCAGGGTATTTCATCAGGAAGCAATATTCAATAGGATCAACATGAAATTTCGGGTAGGACAGCGCGTCCGGTATCTTCACGCATCAGGAGAAGGCGTCATCACGGCGTTGATTGACAATCGCACCATCGAGGTGGATTTTGGGGATGATTTTCCGATCGAGGTGGACGCGGATGAGCTGACTCCCATCGATTCTACCGAGCAGCGGTACATGGGCACCAAGGAAGACGATGCCGATCAGGCACCCATCATTCAGGAGAAGAAAACCCGCAATCTCCGCGTCATGGGGACCAATGTGCTGGACGTGAGTCTCGTGGTGGTTCCATTGAGTGATGACCGCTTGGAACTGTCCCTCGTCAATCCCGAACCCACCGATATGCTGGCCACCTGCTACGGCCGCAACAAGGGCAAATACACCGGTCTGCGCAGTGGGACGATCGATTCTGGCGAGGTGCTGCCCATCCTGAGATGCTCCAAGCAAGAGCTTCATCAATACAAATCCTTCTATTTTCAGATCTTGTCATTCGTTCCCGGCAAGGGACATCCGCATGCGCCGTTCGTGATCGAGTTGCCTTGGAACAAGGGCCGCATCATGGACATGCCGAAATATGTCGCGCCGGTCGGACGCGAAGGCTGGGTGTTTTCGCTCCGTGAAGACAAGCAAGTGAAGGATGTGCAGGCGATAAAGGAAAGCGAGTTTGTGCGTGTCCGCAAGCAGGATGCGCCTTCCAAGCGCGAAACGCCCGAGGTGGATCTTCACATCGAAGTGCTAGTGAAAAAGCCGCACGAACTTGCACCTTCCGAGATGCTCAAAACCCAGCTCCACAAATTCCACGAAGTCATGTCCCAGAGCGTAGTGGATCACTATGCAGGTGTGGTATTCATCCACGGAGTGGGAACGGGCTCACTCAAAAAGTCCATTCTGGCCGAAATGAAGAAATACACCCACGTCAAATCCGTCTCCTCAGCCGATCCCAAGAAGTACGGCAATGGCGCAACGTTGGTGGAGTTCAAGTAGGACAGTTGCACGAACTCGAAGTTCGGCGATAATCGCAGAAAATCCTCATTTGGGCAACCAAATGAGGATTTTCTGTGTGATGTGTCTGCGCGTTGTCGTCAGGAAGATTCCCGCTACCGATTCTCGTAAAATGCTTGCAATACGAAGAAGGCTTGCTTTTTTTCTCCGTTTTCGGAAATCAACCCTTTTCGGTTGAAATTGTCCTGAATCACTGGGAGCACCCTTCTGGGCGATTTGAAGTCCACCAACACCCAAGGGGAGATCCCTCGGAGCTGTTTGATTTTTTTCAGCATGTTGAGGGTCTCTTCATAGAGGTATGCTTGGTATTCCTCCGTCCATCTATCGTCAGGATCGCCATGATGTCCATATTTGGCTCCTGCGCCGAATTCAGAGATGATGACCGGCTTGTCTTGGGCGATATTCCAGTTGATCCGCTTGCATTTTTCAATCGTGCCGTCATACCAACCGATATATTGGTTGAAGCTCAGGATTTCCACTACTTCTGCAAAAGGATCGTGAATGGTTCGGGTATTGGGATCGCCTTGGTAGTTTTGCTGCTCCAGTGCGGCGCTGATCAAGCGAGTTCCATCCATCTGTCTGGTAAAGGTAGCGAGGCGGGTC is a window from the Pontibacter sp. G13 genome containing:
- a CDS encoding Smr/MutS family protein, whose translation is MKFRVGQRVRYLHASGEGVITALIDNRTIEVDFGDDFPIEVDADELTPIDSTEQRYMGTKEDDADQAPIIQEKKTRNLRVMGTNVLDVSLVVVPLSDDRLELSLVNPEPTDMLATCYGRNKGKYTGLRSGTIDSGEVLPILRCSKQELHQYKSFYFQILSFVPGKGHPHAPFVIELPWNKGRIMDMPKYVAPVGREGWVFSLREDKQVKDVQAIKESEFVRVRKQDAPSKRETPEVDLHIEVLVKKPHELAPSEMLKTQLHKFHEVMSQSVVDHYAGVVFIHGVGTGSLKKSILAEMKKYTHVKSVSSADPKKYGNGATLVEFK